CATAGCCTCGCCGGCATCCCCTCTATGATTTCCCCCCATCATGAAACTTATGATTCCCCATTGGAGCAAcatatagaaattttaaaaagtagacATTTATAAACCTTCTTGTTGTTTGCAAAAGTTAGGGAATTGTTTGGTTTCTCATTAGTCGAAAATATCACTAGAACTGAATAATCTATACTGTTGTGTATGCTTATGTTGTGTGCCTATGATCCAGCGTGAACTTCACAATTGGAACACCAGAAGAAAGGATGATGCTTTCAGGATTGCATACTGTGGCTGATATTTTTTGCTGTTGCTGCGGTGAAATAATTGGCTGGAAATATGTAATCTTCCTCTCTTACCCTCTTTGGATTTCATGTAATCAGGAATCAATGTTACAGATAAAATGAATCTTAGATTGTTAATGCTGGATTAGTAATCCACAAGGTTTTAAATATCAGTCACAGTCGCATTGCGGTTTCATTGTGTTTGTTGACATCACGGCAAATCATGGACAAATGTGACCGATATGGTCCCAATTGCGATTGTGGACAGTTAAAAAACCTTGATGTTGTGGCCCAAATTATGACCGTGGACCGATATTTAAAACCCTGGTAATccataattgtttaaaatatttatttattctgtATCAACCCTTATTCTTTAGTTCAAGTTAGTTGTTTACTTTAcacacaaatttttaaaatttactattCTCTATCAGGAATCTGCGCACGAGAAGTGTCAAAAGTATAAAGAAGGGAAGTTTGTTCTTGAaaggtattatttattttcctattgGCTGTAGTGTATTGTTTAAGGCAATTTAGTTCCATTTTTTCCCGTTATAGTGTTTATACTAATAATGCACATCCTCTGTGCCAATACAATAGAGGAAGGATTGTTGATGAAGTTGATTTCTCCACTGAGTTCTACATCGATAGTCATGCCAGCATGAGTGATGCTGAAGAACCTTAAAACATGCCGGCATTGTTGGATCAGGAGAAAGAATGCACTGCTTCTGTATATGAACAATAATAATGGTGACCCGTgaaaatgctcaaaattaatgaagtttattttggttttggttttattatttataagtgGTGTATGGAAATGAGAGTTGCCAGTAGTGTGTAAACTATGGGGAAAGAAAGAGATGGAACGGTAGTTTCAGATTTGCTTCGAAATATTTGGAAAGAACTTGGCTATTTACTTTGTGTTTATATAGAACATCTTCAACGCTGGAGGCAGCAAGCATATGTTTGAACGCTTAGAAGTTAAAACACCGTGTGTTATGCTTGGATTAGAAgtaaaatagagaaaagaaaaagaaagataaaagtaGAAGGGAAATAGAATAGAAAAgatatgttaaaataaattgaaataaggAGAAAAGAAATAGAGTAATTTTCTTTGGTTTTTTGGAGGACTGAATAATTTGCTGCTGTCATCGAGAATTCTGTAACATTGGTGTTGATGCCTTATTCCAAAAAACTAAATATGTGAAATGAAATTACATGAATGATTTGATATTACATCTCTTATACTTGGTATTGTCAAATTGTATTTTCCTAGTAAAGTGTAGTGATTTATACGGAGACTATAATTCATTTGAAAAACTACTCCTTGATTTAGAAATAAGATGTCCACAattcatatatgttttttttaaaaaatctatatataaCCTTTATGTTTTGCATCTCTTCCATGAAGACACGGGAGTTGATGAGTCATGGGAGCCACTTTTCAATTGTGATGGTTAGATTGTAACATAAAAgctaaaaacaatttttgaaTCATCTAGTTGTGATTTTGTTATCAAAACTTAGAGACATTTCTTGATCTCTTCAATAGCTTTActgtttgattaaattaaaagattgataacattaaaaaaatgtattaaaaagtaTATCGCTAGCATTTTTCCTTGATGGTAATAACATAGAagtttaattacaattttagtACCTCTATTATGGATAACTTGCAATTTTGgtctttgaataatttttattcaaatttatgtcctagttttttttttatgcaatcaAATCCTTtcctcattttttctttatttaaaactcttaaaatttcaaatatattaaaaatctctactattaaatcatttaaaactCTCTATCGATTAAAGACAAATGTTATGGTGCAAATAAGACAATAAAATTAGTtggtaaattagttaaaaacttATAAGATAACTGAAATCTGATAAGTTAGGAGTTGAAAAGTtagaagttaattaatttaattaaaaatatttaataagactaactaataagtattaaataacgttaaaaaacatatttaatatttctaatatttaaattttatttctaataacttatcataattaaaagtaggataataattttttaaattttgtattattaaaaatggtaaaattaaattttttatttgtttttagaaaagtaaagttaaataaactttattagaattatattggttaaaactatttttttaacattaaagtACTCTATTAATAATactattttaaaacaataaataaaaaatactttttcttaaacatttactttttaaatgaacaataaaaatttaaatgtatatGTTTATCACTATGAAACATGatacaaatcatttttttttactttgattggtaaaatttaatcttttttcgtTGGAATTTCACTGCTGTATAATGAAGTAcgtatgattttgattttttatatcaatttttgaTTTAGTAACCAAATACTTGAactataaatcaaaataaacaatacaataattcattaaaataaatagtttgacattaaataaactaattaaaaaaatagaatttcaaGTTGCATAACAGCAAAGAAAATTAGATATGAGGGTTTTTCATATAAccaacaaaaaagaatttttaaattaaataaaaagataaaataaaatagttagaataaaattaaaaaaactaataacttatatgttaatttatttttcataagttacttaaagtaatttatgaaaaataaactaCCAAAATAAACTCGTTTAccaaacaaatattttagtaaaaaaaatattataaactagtcaaataaacttataagtttcttaaaaaacttacaaaaaatagtctaacttaaataaaataatactaaaatacGAGGGCATAATTACcattcaatttcataattactaCAGGCTAATTGAGGTCCAATAGTTCTATCTCATCCAAGCTaataagaatcaaaattatttcCACCCAAACATTTGTTACCCCAACCGACTGAAGTACTTACTAAGAGGCCTAAGATAACCTAATCAACTTAGGTTTAGCCACACCCTTCTTACTCCCAATAGCTGACATAACATGTGATGACACATTAATAGTTATCCCATCTAGCTTTTCCACCCATGCTTACATATTCTTCAGAAGCTCTCATATACACTATAATTCTATTGGACCATTTAGGCTACTATTTTAACATCCATGGACAGGTAACATTTTATACAACATGAAGCTGTTTTTTTGTTCTCTTCTATTCTCTGCTATGCACTTAGCACAAGTACTGTTCTAGTTTTCTatacttaatataaaaattatctaattaaCCGCCATTTTAACATTCACAGGCGCCAACATTTTATACAATACGGGTCACATGAAAAATTTATGTGTGGCAATTGGTATATGCTAAAATTTAGGTTTATTGCGGTCACGTGGATTTAACTTTaccgtaataaataaaaacaataacttcacctaaaaaaataattaagcctAAGATGCACATGAAACTCAAagctttaattaaaataacacttAAATACTTTTCATATTAgtgatatatgtttttttttccagttattaccaaaaatattttcttattttattattagtactttcaaacttttacttttggtataTACTATTGGTCTCAATCCATTAAGTGATAACATGATGAATTAATAAAGTATTACATCCTCCATTAAGTAATAACATGATCAATTAATAAAGTATTACATCATCGATTAagtaataatatgaaaaattattaaagtgtTACTTTATCACTTAATTAATTTAGACTAActacaaataataaaagtaaattttttaaaatgtcatgtaataaaataaaaaatatattttagataataaactaaaaaaaatattaaacgtattaaaaatatatttaagtcttaaattaaatatgaaaaaactaATCCTATCCAAAGCtttcaatttttgtaaaaagtatatttctttaaaaaaaaatctgcaaAGTCGTTGATAATACtcaatttccttttttaaaaaataatttaaattatataacgaTGAAATCTTCCCACATAAAGCCAGAAAAACCCAATTGGCACTTGAGTTGGTTAACCTCAAAGGGGCATAAATTGGCAGTGTTGTTGCgattaagaaaaaagagagattgGCCAATTGGGTTTCTTCGTTATAAAAAAGCATCCATTTTTCTCAcacccttttgctttttctacATTTCCCTTTCCTAAATTCCTCTTCTACTACTCACACCTCTCTTTTCTCTCCCACTCTTTCTCCCTCCTCAATtacttctccttttttttctgattttttctttctttctttgaagGTTTCGTTTTGCAGGTCGCTCCAATGGGGAAATCCTCCTCTTCGCTCAAGAAGAAACGTTCTAAGAAATTATCGAAGGTAccctcatttttcttctttttatttgaattttagggtatttaattttaagtttcagATTTAATCTAAAACAatctcattaatttaattttaggaaaaGAAAACGAATGTTATGTTTTTGTTATTGCTTGTGTTTTTGAActgaaaattgtaattttgtgtTCGTAGACTGActgcgatttttttttttgtgggctcctaggtttttttttcttcattgtaAATGTGTAGATTATTTATATACGATTTGGTTGTTGAGTTTTCTAACCTGAGCGTATGTAGTTTGTTGAGTTGATTGATTTAACTAGTGTGGATTTTCCTGATTTTATGTCTAATTTGATGGTTTAGGCCAAGGCAAGCAGTAAAAGTAAGAGAAGTAGGAAAAGTAAATCCAAGAAGGTTCGTCGCCGTAAGGTTTCTCCTTCTAGTTCTGACTATGATGATTCAAAAAGTTTGGACACATTGGCTTCCTCTAGTTCTGAAGATAGCTACAGAAGAAAAAGGGACAGATCTCGCACAAGAAAAGATGTGAAAGGTCTTAGGAGGAAGGCTCGAGGACGATCTTACAGCAGTGACAGCAGCGAGGACTCTCATTATgctaggaagagaaaaaaggcaAAGAGGAAAAATGAGCGTGACGAGGTGATGAAGAAATCCTCCCAGAagaaaaagattaagagagaaGCAAGTGTTGATTTGATGAGCAGCAGATCGTGGAGCTGCTCAACATGTCAGGATGGGAGTGCTAGCAGTGATGACAGCCAATGTAAGAGCCGCAGGGGAAGatcagaaagaaaagagaaagacagAAGAAGGTCGAGAGGAAGAATTGGAAGTAAAAAGAGTAGTAGATACAGGGCAAGAAGTTGTTCTCCGTGCAGTATTGAAAATAGTTATGAAGTGACTGAGGAGAAATCCGTTGGTGAGAACAATTCCAGACGGTTACGATCAGTTATTACTGTTACAAAAGAGGCGGAAGAATATGGGGAATTGTATAGAAATGAAACCAAGGAGGAGATTGTTTATGATCATGATTACCCTTGTAGAAGTAATGACAGTAATGATGGGGGGACAAAGACAGAGTTGGATCATCATACACTTGCATCAGAAGAGAAATTGGGAATTGAGGATGAGGCAGGAGATATGAATGCTGATCTTAACTTCACAGAGCCCGAACTTAGAGATAGGAGCTACAATGACAGCAGTAACCTTAAAGTGTGTAGTGGTAGGACAATTGAATCTATGAAGGAAACAAGTGAGACTTCTGGTGCTATTGTGAATGATGACTTGGAGTCAATTCTAAGACAAAGAGCATTGGAAAATCTAAGAAAGTTTCGGGAGATTCAGTCTAGTGCAAAAGCTCCtgatcagaaaaataaaattgatagcCTGGTGAAGCAACCAATTACAAATAAACACGAACTGGTTCAAGGTAAGCCTGTTGTCAATGATGCAGCTGCAGGAACAAAAATTGATAAGCGAACCCTTGGAGAAGAAACTAATTTGCCTGATGGGAGGAGAAATTTAATTGCCTGTCCAAGAAACAATGAAAGGATTTCAAACATGGATAAAGATGTATCTGCTAAGTGTCATCCAGCCGGTGCACCAGAGAAGGTGATTGATTCAGACAATCCTAGCGGAACAATTACTGAATCCTCCAATTACAATACTACCAATTTAGAATTGACCAAACAAGCACAAAATTCTTGCTGTGATTCACTTCAAACACATGCTTCAAATGAAGCTGCCAATGCAAATTTACCAGTGACTGAGGTTGATGTAGAAAGGAATGCAGCTAAGACTTCTCATGCTGCAATCCAGAGTGTT
Above is a window of Glycine soja cultivar W05 chromosome 12, ASM419377v2, whole genome shotgun sequence DNA encoding:
- the LOC114379249 gene encoding uncharacterized protein LOC114379249 translates to MGKSSSSLKKKRSKKLSKAKASSKSKRSRKSKSKKVRRRKVSPSSSDYDDSKSLDTLASSSSEDSYRRKRDRSRTRKDVKGLRRKARGRSYSSDSSEDSHYARKRKKAKRKNERDEVMKKSSQKKKIKREASVDLMSSRSWSCSTCQDGSASSDDSQCKSRRGRSERKEKDRRRSRGRIGSKKSSRYRARSCSPCSIENSYEVTEEKSVGENNSRRLRSVITVTKEAEEYGELYRNETKEEIVYDHDYPCRSNDSNDGGTKTELDHHTLASEEKLGIEDEAGDMNADLNFTEPELRDRSYNDSSNLKVCSGRTIESMKETSETSGAIVNDDLESILRQRALENLRKFREIQSSAKAPDQKNKIDSLVKQPITNKHELVQGKPVVNDAAAGTKIDKRTLGEETNLPDGRRNLIACPRNNERISNMDKDVSAKCHPAGAPEKVIDSDNPSGTITESSNYNTTNLELTKQAQNSCCDSLQTHASNEAANANLPVTEVDVERNAAKTSHAAIQSVNSNDRNVNVSSEENKSGKLQDESNQGSQFEKKTMNVMRGGEMVQVSYKVYIPNKVPALARRQLKR
- the LOC114379250 gene encoding protein yippee-like At5g53940 isoform X2, producing the protein MGRIFAVELEGRSYRCKFCRTHLALANDLISRAFHCLRGKAYLFNNVVNFTIGTPEERMMLSGLHTVADIFCCCCGEIIGWKYESAHEKCQKYKEGKFVLERGRIVDEVDFSTEFYIDSHASMSDAEEP